In the Kaistella sp. 97-N-M2 genome, one interval contains:
- the bshA gene encoding N-acetyl-alpha-D-glucosaminyl L-malate synthase BshA yields the protein MKIGILCYPTYGGSGIVATELGMSLANKGYEVHFISSALPARLDITNPNIFFHKVNVQTYPLFQYQPYDIALSSMIYRVVNLYKLDLLHAHYAIPYAYAAFTAKQMLKEEGKDIPLVTTLHGTDITLVGQHPSYKHAVEFSINQSDTITSVSESLKKDTLQFFHIKKEIEVITNFIDNSEFIKKDACQRRQFASPDEKILIHVSNLRPVKRVDEVLEIFKNVQKKINCKLIIIGEGPDMEKVNQFLEEHPDLINKVRLLGKVNDLYKVLQLSDVFLLPSEQESFGLAALEAMAAETPVISSNAGGIPEVNIQGETGFLAEIGNVEAMSNYTIKLLSDENLLTEMKKNAKEQALRFDLKNILPLYEKMYENTLSNFKK from the coding sequence ATGAAAATCGGAATTCTCTGTTACCCAACCTATGGCGGAAGTGGCATCGTAGCCACAGAACTCGGCATGTCGCTCGCCAACAAAGGTTATGAAGTGCATTTTATCAGTTCGGCGCTTCCTGCGAGACTAGATATTACCAATCCCAATATTTTTTTCCATAAAGTCAATGTTCAAACGTATCCGCTTTTCCAGTATCAACCGTATGATATTGCGCTCTCGTCCATGATTTACCGCGTTGTGAATTTGTATAAATTAGATCTGCTTCATGCCCATTATGCCATTCCCTACGCGTATGCTGCATTTACCGCCAAACAGATGCTGAAAGAGGAAGGAAAAGATATTCCTTTGGTCACAACTCTGCACGGCACCGATATTACATTGGTTGGTCAGCATCCAAGTTACAAACATGCCGTGGAGTTTTCGATTAACCAATCCGATACGATTACGTCGGTTTCCGAAAGTTTAAAAAAAGATACGCTTCAGTTCTTTCATATTAAAAAAGAAATTGAAGTCATTACAAACTTCATCGACAATTCAGAATTTATTAAAAAAGATGCCTGTCAACGAAGACAGTTCGCCAGCCCCGACGAGAAAATTTTAATCCACGTTTCCAACCTCCGACCTGTAAAAAGAGTGGACGAAGTTTTGGAAATCTTTAAAAATGTTCAGAAAAAAATCAACTGTAAGCTTATCATCATTGGCGAAGGACCCGATATGGAGAAAGTGAATCAGTTCCTGGAAGAACACCCCGATCTGATTAACAAAGTTCGCTTGCTCGGAAAGGTTAATGATCTGTACAAAGTTTTGCAACTCTCCGATGTTTTCCTTTTGCCTTCCGAACAGGAGAGTTTCGGTTTGGCAGCGCTCGAAGCCATGGCCGCAGAAACTCCCGTCATCAGCTCCAACGCCGGCGGAATCCCCGAAGTAAATATTCAGGGCGAAACCGGATTTTTAGCTGAAATTGGTAATGTAGAAGCCATGAGCAACTACACCATTAAATTATTAAGCGATGAAAATCTTTTAACAGAGATGAAAAAAAATGCAAAAGAACAGGCATTACGATTCGACCTGAAAAACATTTTACCGCTGTATGAAAAGATGTATGAGAATACGTTGAGTAATTTCAAAAAATAG
- the yajC gene encoding preprotein translocase subunit YajC, with amino-acid sequence MIAIFLQAAAGAESSLMPTMLMMGLMFVGFYFLMIRPQMKKSKQEKNFQSELKVGSRVVTTSGMHGRIAQIQEDGVVIETLSGKLKFEKAAISREFTQQRFPDIPSGREEINRRETI; translated from the coding sequence ATGATAGCAATATTTTTACAGGCTGCGGCCGGCGCCGAAAGTTCGTTGATGCCAACAATGCTGATGATGGGCTTAATGTTTGTCGGATTTTATTTTCTGATGATTCGTCCACAGATGAAAAAATCGAAACAGGAAAAAAACTTTCAATCCGAACTGAAAGTAGGAAGCAGAGTAGTTACCACCTCCGGAATGCACGGCAGAATTGCCCAGATTCAGGAAGACGGCGTAGTAATTGAAACGCTTTCCGGTAAGCTGAAATTTGAAAAAGCTGCCATTTCCAGAGAATTTACGCAACAGCGTTTCCCGGATATCCCCAGTGGAAGAGAAGAAATAAATCGCCGCGAGACGATATAA
- a CDS encoding DUF1573 domain-containing protein yields MKNLLKIVPLVVALSLVACKKDQKADQLIVSDETAATAPVVASPDEMVKEAQAKPLTTVALSESNFEFGKIKKGDHKEHTYEITNTGTNPLIISQVKPGCGCTVPDYTKEPIMPGQKGKITLKFDSSSFDGMVNKQAEIYANVEKAPMVISFTADIQP; encoded by the coding sequence ATGAAAAATTTACTTAAAATCGTACCCTTAGTGGTAGCGCTAAGCTTAGTGGCTTGCAAAAAAGATCAGAAAGCAGATCAGTTAATCGTAAGCGATGAAACGGCAGCAACGGCGCCGGTAGTTGCGTCACCCGACGAAATGGTGAAGGAAGCGCAGGCGAAACCTTTAACAACGGTGGCACTTTCGGAATCCAATTTTGAATTCGGAAAAATTAAAAAAGGCGATCATAAAGAACATACGTACGAAATTACAAATACCGGAACCAATCCACTTATCATTTCTCAGGTGAAACCGGGCTGTGGCTGTACCGTGCCGGATTATACCAAAGAGCCGATTATGCCGGGACAAAAAGGAAAAATTACGTTAAAATTCGATTCTTCCAGTTTCGACGGAATGGTTAACAAACAGGCAGAAATTTATGCAAATGTGGAAAAAGCCCCAATGGTGATCTCCTTTACTGCAGACATTCAACCTTAA
- a CDS encoding peptidoglycan DD-metalloendopeptidase family protein, translated as MIKKLGFLIGVFLCGILFSQKKEQLQKQNIELKKQIASINANLAKTQKESKLSVAYLNEVNKKIQLREKVYTNTQKEKRLIEDDIYLRQLEINRQNKELAVLRKNYAEVLVKAYKNKGVQNKVTFILSSKNLGEALRRVQYLKDYSDYQDKKAAEISDVARELLQNVALKKKSAKDKEMILSNQQKDLLTIEAEKKQKENLLQDFKKNEVQLTAELKQKQTESKQLEGQIRSIIAEEIRIAKAKEEANRKAEAEKVRLAKIAAEREKAKIEAENRAKLEALALEKRKADEEAKRLKEISERKAEEELERSKIAAAADLKKTEDSKKAADAEKAEARRAAAARDAAIAAANAKAAADKAATARAAEATLSKKNDDDKKAAESKAMTNYGVSSAVGNNFASNRGKMGMPAYGTITHRFGRQPHPVFKNIVEENNGIKISVQKGTVAKCVAPGTVSRVVASGDGTKMVFVKHGDYFTIYANLANTMVSANQQVSAGTPIGAVGADFDGTYTLDFQIWNGTNPVDPLGWIN; from the coding sequence ATGATTAAGAAATTAGGCTTTTTAATAGGAGTTTTTTTGTGCGGAATTTTATTCTCACAGAAAAAGGAACAACTTCAAAAGCAAAATATAGAACTTAAAAAACAAATTGCCTCTATTAACGCCAATCTGGCAAAAACTCAAAAAGAATCTAAACTTTCCGTCGCTTACTTAAATGAAGTCAACAAAAAAATTCAGCTTCGCGAAAAAGTTTATACCAATACCCAAAAAGAAAAACGACTTATTGAGGACGATATTTATCTTCGTCAGTTAGAAATTAACCGCCAGAATAAGGAGTTGGCAGTTTTAAGAAAAAATTATGCAGAGGTTTTGGTGAAAGCCTATAAAAACAAAGGTGTCCAGAATAAAGTAACCTTTATCTTATCTTCCAAAAATCTGGGCGAAGCATTACGGAGAGTTCAGTATCTGAAAGATTATTCCGATTATCAGGATAAAAAAGCAGCGGAGATTTCCGACGTTGCGCGGGAACTTCTTCAAAATGTTGCTTTAAAAAAGAAATCTGCAAAAGATAAAGAAATGATTCTCTCCAACCAGCAGAAAGATCTGTTAACCATTGAAGCAGAAAAGAAACAGAAAGAAAATCTTCTTCAGGACTTTAAGAAAAATGAAGTTCAGCTGACCGCCGAACTTAAGCAAAAGCAAACGGAATCTAAACAACTGGAAGGCCAAATCCGGTCGATTATTGCAGAAGAGATACGAATTGCCAAAGCGAAAGAAGAAGCCAACAGAAAAGCGGAAGCAGAAAAAGTTCGTTTGGCGAAAATTGCGGCAGAAAGGGAAAAGGCAAAAATCGAAGCTGAAAACAGAGCTAAACTGGAGGCGCTTGCCCTCGAAAAAAGGAAAGCTGATGAAGAAGCGAAACGATTAAAAGAGATTTCAGAACGAAAAGCAGAGGAAGAACTCGAACGTTCGAAAATAGCGGCGGCAGCAGATCTGAAGAAGACCGAAGATTCTAAAAAAGCCGCCGATGCAGAAAAAGCAGAAGCCCGAAGAGCAGCAGCGGCAAGAGACGCAGCCATTGCCGCAGCCAATGCAAAAGCTGCAGCAGATAAAGCCGCAACTGCCAGAGCAGCAGAAGCAACATTATCGAAGAAAAATGATGATGATAAAAAAGCGGCAGAAAGCAAAGCGATGACCAATTATGGCGTATCGAGCGCCGTAGGAAACAATTTCGCCTCGAACCGTGGGAAAATGGGAATGCCGGCGTATGGCACCATCACGCACAGGTTTGGAAGACAACCTCATCCCGTTTTCAAAAATATCGTGGAAGAAAACAATGGGATTAAGATTTCGGTTCAGAAAGGCACGGTGGCAAAATGCGTGGCGCCGGGAACAGTTTCCAGAGTGGTAGCCTCCGGCGACGGAACAAAAATGGTTTTTGTAAAACATGGTGATTATTTCACAATTTATGCGAACCTTGCCAATACCATGGTTTCCGCAAATCAACAGGTTTCCGCAGGAACACCGATTGGCGCGGTTGGAGCAGATTTTGACGGAACCTACACCCTCGATTTTCAAATTTGGAACGGAACGAATCCCGTAGATCCATTAGGTTGGATTAATTGA
- a CDS encoding glycoside hydrolase family 3 protein: MKNIKSQISLLIFLFFSFHISAQYQPKNLSKAELKDAQNWVDATYNSLSQDQKLGQLFIVALYTNKGEDFIENVRNTVEKEQIGGLILMQDDAAREINLVNEFQSKSKVPLMIGMDAEWGVFQRIATAHKFPWAMTLGAIQDKNLISEMAAKIAEDCKRMGINWDFAPVVDVNTNPDNPIIGNRSFGSDVSNVVRSALAYSNGLQDHKILAAIKHFPGHGDTNTDSHLDLPVVSHNLKRLNDVELAPFKALMNKGVGGVMVAHLYVPALENEKGIPASVSKSIITGLLKGKLGYKGLIITDALNMGAVAKRYKPGELDALAFKAGNDIMLFSEGVKEGKRLIQVALDKKEISQDRVEESVKKILLTKYFLGLSKYEPRNPENINEDLNNDSHKILAENLYSHALTLLKDDQKLLPLNCEETYYYVPLEEAPYETFLDHLNLNATVIMKKPSEITSIPANSKVIVGFHKDNSTAYKPYKISSESKKVLSALSKNQNIILNVFGSAYALKDVDISQVSTVLVSYENNDDSMKATANALNGQTRISGKLPVLVNENLKEGMGIDLNVSSQVDLKKTKNKTIVE, encoded by the coding sequence ATGAAAAACATCAAAAGTCAAATCTCTTTACTCATATTTCTTTTCTTCAGCTTTCATATTTCGGCGCAGTATCAACCCAAGAACTTAAGTAAAGCAGAATTGAAAGACGCCCAAAATTGGGTAGATGCGACTTATAATTCTCTTTCTCAGGATCAAAAGTTAGGGCAACTTTTTATTGTGGCTTTGTACACCAATAAAGGCGAAGATTTCATCGAAAACGTTCGAAATACTGTAGAAAAGGAGCAAATTGGCGGACTGATTTTGATGCAGGATGATGCCGCGAGGGAAATTAATTTGGTGAATGAATTTCAAAGCAAATCCAAGGTTCCTTTAATGATTGGCATGGATGCGGAATGGGGCGTTTTTCAACGCATCGCAACAGCGCATAAATTTCCCTGGGCCATGACTTTGGGAGCCATTCAGGACAAAAATCTAATTTCGGAAATGGCCGCTAAAATTGCGGAGGACTGCAAGCGAATGGGAATAAACTGGGATTTTGCACCCGTTGTAGATGTGAACACCAATCCCGATAATCCCATTATCGGCAACAGGAGTTTCGGGTCCGATGTTTCCAATGTCGTCAGGTCGGCGCTCGCCTATTCCAACGGTTTGCAGGATCACAAAATTTTGGCTGCGATTAAACATTTTCCAGGACACGGCGACACCAACACCGATTCGCACCTCGATTTGCCCGTAGTTTCGCACAATTTAAAAAGACTGAACGACGTTGAGCTTGCACCTTTCAAAGCTTTAATGAATAAAGGGGTTGGTGGTGTAATGGTGGCGCACTTATACGTGCCTGCATTGGAAAATGAAAAAGGCATCCCGGCATCAGTTTCGAAAAGCATTATTACAGGACTTTTAAAAGGAAAACTCGGTTACAAAGGTTTGATAATTACCGATGCTTTAAATATGGGCGCGGTGGCAAAACGCTACAAACCGGGCGAGCTGGATGCGCTTGCTTTTAAGGCCGGAAATGACATCATGTTATTTTCCGAGGGGGTGAAGGAAGGAAAAAGATTGATTCAGGTAGCGCTCGACAAAAAAGAAATTTCGCAAGACCGCGTAGAAGAAAGCGTGAAGAAAATTCTTCTGACCAAATATTTTTTGGGTTTGTCAAAGTATGAACCAAGAAATCCCGAAAACATTAATGAAGACCTCAATAACGATTCTCACAAAATTTTAGCGGAAAACCTCTACAGCCACGCTTTAACCCTATTAAAAGACGATCAAAAGCTTTTGCCTTTAAATTGCGAGGAAACTTATTATTATGTTCCGTTAGAGGAAGCGCCGTACGAGACTTTTTTGGATCACCTGAATTTGAATGCTACCGTTATCATGAAAAAACCTTCAGAAATTACGAGTATTCCGGCAAATTCCAAAGTTATTGTCGGTTTTCATAAAGATAATTCTACGGCCTACAAACCCTACAAAATTTCTTCAGAAAGTAAAAAGGTTCTATCCGCTCTAAGCAAAAACCAAAATATCATTCTGAATGTTTTTGGATCTGCTTATGCCTTGAAAGATGTGGATATTTCTCAGGTTTCCACGGTTTTGGTGTCCTACGAAAATAATGATGATTCGATGAAAGCCACTGCAAATGCCTTGAACGGACAAACGCGGATCTCCGGAAAACTTCCTGTTTTAGTTAATGAAAACTTAAAGGAGGGAATGGGAATCGACTTAAACGTATCTTCACAGGTGGATCTGAAAAAAACAAAAAACAAAACAATAGTTGAGTAA
- a CDS encoding twin-arginine translocase TatA/TatE family subunit: MQTLVILALSWQHLLIVAIILLILFGGRKIPEMMRGLGSGIKEFKDAVKEEDKKSPEDPLSNPNPTGTTSTSNNNNTPTH, from the coding sequence ATGCAAACACTAGTAATATTAGCACTTTCTTGGCAACATTTATTAATCGTTGCAATTATTTTACTTATTCTTTTTGGAGGAAGAAAAATTCCGGAAATGATGAGAGGTTTAGGTTCCGGTATTAAGGAGTTTAAAGATGCCGTCAAAGAAGAGGATAAGAAATCTCCCGAAGATCCGCTGAGCAACCCAAATCCTACCGGTACCACAAGCACTAGCAACAACAATAATACGCCTACGCACTAA
- a CDS encoding DUF2851 family protein, which translates to MNEKLLQYLWNFKIFKSFDFQDVNGNPVDILDFGKWNFNSGPDFLFGKIKTENFTLAGHIELHVKSSDYIFHQHSGNPEFENLILHAVFIHDVEIEELNNKGIPTLELKEYIDESLLWKYESLLKNNQFIPCAGLFEAKKVPFQFWEESLLKKLDEKSIQIDESLREHQNNYEAVLFHQLAYAFGLKVNAAIFKQMAESLDFSVVNKVRQYQTQLEALLFGMSNWLDHPTDGQTKIWKRDFDFLRVKYQLSNLRFNPKFSRLRPPNFPTLRLSQLAALYHLNQNLFSHLMTAKKVSEIYRIFEKVKASEYWDNHFNFGKISPIVGEKFLTTDFVDLVLINAVLPLKYTYHKNFDENTADEIITFYRKIAPEKNIIIEGWATLGVKAENAADSQALLYHYKNFCETKNCLNCSIGFKLLRNT; encoded by the coding sequence ATGAACGAAAAACTCCTTCAATATCTCTGGAATTTCAAGATTTTTAAAAGTTTTGATTTCCAGGATGTGAACGGAAATCCGGTTGATATTTTGGATTTTGGAAAGTGGAATTTCAACTCCGGCCCGGATTTTCTCTTTGGAAAAATTAAAACCGAAAATTTTACCCTCGCCGGACATATTGAACTTCACGTTAAATCTTCCGATTATATTTTTCACCAGCACTCCGGCAATCCCGAATTCGAAAATTTAATTTTGCATGCGGTTTTCATTCACGATGTGGAGATTGAAGAATTGAATAATAAAGGTATTCCTACGCTAGAACTGAAAGAATACATCGACGAAAGTCTCCTTTGGAAATACGAATCTCTTTTAAAAAATAACCAGTTTATCCCGTGCGCAGGCCTGTTCGAGGCGAAAAAAGTTCCTTTTCAATTCTGGGAAGAAAGCCTGCTGAAAAAACTGGACGAAAAATCCATCCAAATTGACGAATCCTTACGCGAACATCAAAATAATTATGAAGCAGTCCTTTTTCATCAGCTTGCCTATGCTTTTGGGCTGAAAGTGAATGCCGCTATTTTCAAACAAATGGCAGAAAGTCTGGACTTTTCGGTGGTTAATAAAGTCCGCCAATATCAAACACAACTCGAAGCCCTGCTTTTCGGGATGAGCAACTGGTTAGACCACCCAACGGACGGGCAAACTAAGATATGGAAGCGCGACTTCGATTTTTTAAGAGTAAAATATCAACTCAGCAACCTGCGGTTTAATCCAAAATTTTCGCGACTGCGGCCGCCCAATTTCCCAACTTTGCGTCTGTCGCAGCTCGCTGCTTTATATCATTTGAATCAGAATCTGTTTTCGCACCTGATGACGGCAAAAAAGGTTTCCGAAATTTATCGGATTTTCGAAAAGGTAAAAGCCAGTGAATACTGGGATAACCATTTTAATTTCGGTAAAATTTCACCGATAGTAGGCGAAAAATTTCTGACGACAGATTTTGTGGATCTTGTTTTAATCAACGCGGTATTGCCTTTAAAATATACCTATCACAAAAATTTCGACGAAAATACGGCAGATGAGATCATCACTTTTTACCGCAAAATTGCGCCGGAAAAAAACATCATTATTGAGGGTTGGGCCACGCTCGGGGTAAAAGCAGAAAATGCCGCAGATTCTCAGGCACTGCTTTATCATTACAAAAATTTCTGCGAAACGAAAAATTGTTTAAACTGCAGTATCGGTTTTAAACTTTTAAGAAACACCTAA
- the ribA gene encoding GTP cyclohydrolase II translates to MLKIQAEANVPTEYGNFRMIAFSEDESDWMPHMAIIAENTDFSQPINVRFHSECITGEVFHSKKCECGQQLDAAMKFMEENGGMIIYLRQEGRNIGIINKLKAYSLQEKGFDTVEANLKLGLPADDRNFTVAIDILTILGVVNINLLTNNPEKIKVVKNSNIHLNKRIPLQINSTVESAGYLKVKKDYFGHLLDKNEEKQ, encoded by the coding sequence ATGTTGAAAATTCAAGCGGAAGCCAATGTTCCTACAGAATATGGTAATTTCCGGATGATAGCCTTCTCTGAAGATGAAAGTGACTGGATGCCGCACATGGCAATCATTGCCGAAAACACCGATTTTTCCCAACCCATCAACGTACGTTTTCATTCCGAATGTATTACCGGTGAGGTATTTCACTCCAAAAAATGCGAGTGCGGTCAACAGTTGGACGCTGCAATGAAATTCATGGAAGAAAATGGCGGAATGATTATTTATCTGCGCCAGGAAGGTCGAAATATCGGCATCATCAACAAATTGAAAGCCTATTCGTTACAGGAAAAAGGGTTCGACACGGTGGAAGCCAACTTAAAACTCGGTCTTCCGGCAGACGACCGCAATTTTACAGTAGCCATCGATATTTTAACGATTTTGGGCGTGGTTAATATTAACCTTCTCACGAACAATCCGGAAAAAATTAAGGTCGTAAAAAACAGCAACATCCATTTGAATAAAAGAATTCCCTTACAAATAAATTCGACGGTTGAAAGTGCCGGCTATTTAAAAGTGAAGAAAGATTATTTTGGTCATCTTTTAGACAAAAACGAAGAAAAACAATAA
- a CDS encoding DUF4254 domain-containing protein, giving the protein MSMTDTAWKIFNQSINDYHLLDNVTSPITNPYPNGSLEWLLYAKNWIDTVQWHLEDIIRDPEIAPDAALKIKRTIDASNQQRTDLVEFIDSWFYKKYSDISPNSDAKINTETTAWAFDRLSILALKVYHMSQEANRMSASDEHRLSCSEKLRVLEEQKTDLSEAIDQLLFDIENGKIKMKIYKQMKMYNDDSLNPILYQNVKNDQAKI; this is encoded by the coding sequence ATGAGTATGACCGATACTGCGTGGAAAATCTTCAATCAGTCGATAAATGACTACCACCTTTTGGACAATGTAACTTCGCCTATTACCAACCCTTATCCCAACGGCAGTTTGGAATGGCTTTTGTATGCAAAGAATTGGATTGATACCGTTCAATGGCATTTGGAGGATATTATTCGGGATCCCGAAATAGCACCGGATGCAGCGCTTAAAATCAAACGAACAATTGATGCTTCAAACCAACAAAGAACTGATTTGGTTGAATTTATTGACAGTTGGTTTTATAAAAAATATAGTGATATCTCACCAAATTCCGATGCCAAGATCAACACCGAAACGACTGCATGGGCTTTTGACCGATTATCGATTTTGGCATTAAAAGTATATCACATGTCGCAGGAAGCCAACAGAATGTCGGCGAGCGATGAGCACAGACTTTCCTGTTCCGAAAAACTCCGCGTCTTAGAAGAACAAAAAACAGACTTGTCTGAAGCGATTGATCAATTGCTTTTTGATATAGAGAACGGTAAAATTAAGATGAAAATCTACAAACAGATGAAAATGTATAATGATGATAGTCTTAATCCGATCCTCTATCAAAATGTGAAAAATGATCAAGCTAAAATTTAG
- the deoD gene encoding purine-nucleoside phosphorylase, whose product MSVHIAAKKGEIAKTVLQPGDPLRAKYIADHFLEEVKLVSQTRGIFYFTGKYKGKEISVGASGMGIPSIGIYSYELFTEFNVDTIIRIGTCGAYTTDLKVFDLLNVEFSASESTYANYAWGIEGDLIAHQGKAFEMINETAGKLDLLIKPTNIHTSDIFYRKESGIPAIASKYNCSAVEMEAFALFANAQYLGKNAATILTVSDIIPTHENISADQRETALKPMIELALETALNF is encoded by the coding sequence ATGAGTGTTCACATCGCTGCGAAGAAAGGAGAAATTGCTAAAACGGTTTTACAACCCGGAGATCCATTGCGCGCAAAATATATTGCCGACCATTTTTTGGAGGAGGTAAAACTGGTAAGTCAAACAAGAGGAATTTTCTATTTTACAGGGAAGTATAAAGGCAAAGAAATTTCGGTAGGAGCAAGCGGAATGGGGATTCCAAGTATTGGCATTTACTCCTATGAGCTTTTTACAGAGTTTAATGTTGACACCATCATCCGGATTGGAACCTGCGGTGCCTATACCACAGATCTAAAGGTTTTCGATCTTTTAAACGTGGAATTTTCTGCGAGCGAATCTACATATGCAAACTATGCGTGGGGAATTGAAGGGGATTTGATTGCGCATCAGGGAAAAGCTTTCGAAATGATTAATGAAACTGCAGGAAAATTAGATTTACTTATTAAACCAACGAACATTCACACGAGTGATATTTTTTACCGAAAAGAAAGCGGTATTCCGGCGATTGCCTCAAAATACAACTGTTCTGCCGTGGAGATGGAAGCTTTCGCTTTATTTGCAAATGCTCAGTATTTAGGAAAAAATGCTGCGACCATCCTCACAGTTTCCGATATTATTCCGACACACGAAAATATTTCGGCAGATCAACGCGAAACTGCCTTGAAACCGATGATCGAGCTGGCCCTGGAAACGGCCCTGAACTTTTAA